Proteins encoded together in one Vanessa cardui chromosome 19, ilVanCard2.1, whole genome shotgun sequence window:
- the LOC124538073 gene encoding uncharacterized protein LOC124538073, giving the protein MYFCEDHFDLPNDMLNYTEYHIMGKVSKVLLKPGCTSSKFECQEDRRKRTCSSTERPFMFKKKRIEIIAECLEENTKKNMERLENPEQTCSQSLKDIPHTSSDFHTIRQNEPEPLCEQKVDKSVQVHITHKFRSKASQTRIKTVSQALSPLKPSVTSSFTSPFKDETIKKSYPSGSNLNKIKKKMLIEEVHSDSDVSLYTPCEPSSSCSSSVHSLQVKSSSDSELIAEERKSQADMMLEYTIIKIEKSLACILVFPVTVIT; this is encoded by the exons ATGTACTTTTGTGAAGACCATTTCGat TTACCTAATGATATGCTCAATTATACTGAGTATCATATCATGGGAAAAGTATCAAAAGTGCTATTGAAACCAGGATGTACCTCAAGTAAATTTGAATGTCAGGAAGACAGAAGGAAACGGACATGTAGCAGCACAGAACGaccatttatgtttaaaaaaaagagaattGAGATAATAGCAGAGTGTCTTGAagagaatacaaaaaaaaatatggagcGTCTGGAAAATCCAGAACAAACTTGTTCGCAAAGTCTCAAAGATATTCCACATACAAGCTCAG attttCATACAATCAGACAGAATGAGCCTGAACCTTTATGTGAACAGAAAGTGGACAAATCAGTTCAAGTACATATCACACACAAGTTCAGGAGCAAAGCAAGTCAGACCCGAATTAAAACAGTAAGCCAGGCATTGTCACCCTTGAAGCCATCAGTAACATCGAGTTTTACATCCCCATTTAAAGATGAGAccattaaaaaatcatatcctTCTGGCTCAAAcctgaacaaaattaaaaaaaaaatgttgattgaGGAAGTGCACTCAGATAGTGACGTTTCCTTATATACACCATGCGAGCCATCCTCTAGTTGTTCATCATCCGTACATTCTTTGCAAGTGAAGTCATCTTCAGATAGTGAATTGATTGCAGAAGAAAGAAAAAGTCAAGCTGATATGATGTTGGAgtacacaattataaaaattgaaaaaagccTCGCTTGTATCTTGGTATTCCCAGTAACTGTTATtacttaa